One Chitinophagales bacterium DNA window includes the following coding sequences:
- a CDS encoding S4 domain-containing protein yields MSKEKTGSEESMRLNKFLSNSGIATRREADDLIKKGLVKINNEVVREMGIQVKRSDEVQFKDETLEWPYKPVYILLNKPKDTLTEGESSQYKTVLQFVKNIEAENLFAAEQMETADLGLLLITNDKNLAKKITNPELKLRKIYLLELNRALSEEDFNLLKNGVELDEGNCKVEEIAFPDEEDHTKVGIELWDNQKDLIKKIFENLSYKIMKLDRTLYGNLTKKDLPRGKWRFLNDKEVMALKRLISA; encoded by the coding sequence TCAATGCGACTGAATAAGTTTTTGTCAAATTCGGGCATTGCCACACGCAGGGAGGCTGATGATCTGATCAAAAAAGGCCTGGTTAAAATCAACAATGAAGTGGTTCGTGAAATGGGCATTCAGGTAAAGCGCAGTGACGAGGTGCAGTTTAAAGATGAAACCCTTGAATGGCCTTATAAACCGGTTTATATTTTGCTCAACAAACCCAAAGATACGCTCACAGAAGGAGAAAGCAGCCAATACAAAACGGTATTGCAATTTGTGAAAAATATTGAAGCAGAAAACCTTTTTGCCGCAGAACAAATGGAAACTGCCGACTTGGGGCTTTTGCTGATTACCAACGATAAAAATCTGGCTAAAAAAATTACAAACCCCGAGCTAAAGCTGCGCAAAATCTATCTGTTGGAATTGAACAGAGCGTTGAGTGAAGAAGATTTTAACTTGCTAAAAAACGGGGTGGAACTGGACGAAGGCAATTGTAAAGTTGAGGAGATTGCATTTCCTGATGAAGAGGATCATACAAAAGTCGGAATAGAATTGTGGGACAATCAAAAGGACCTGATCAAAAAAATCTTTGAAAACCTGTCTTATAAAATCATGAAATTGGACAGGACGCTTTATGGTAATCTTACAAAAAAGGATCTCCCCAGGGGCAAATGGCGTTTTTTAAATGATAAGGAAGTAATGGCTTTGAAGCGACTTATCTCAGCATAA